One stretch of Kluyveromyces marxianus DMKU3-1042 DNA, complete genome, chromosome 8 DNA includes these proteins:
- the NUP120 gene encoding Nup120p, which translates to MSSFSRLNTNLLQLKPANAQIKTTHLYFDGKVRSSHEEIFSVDYNKCFQLTNSDEHISYQWCNDFTVLVIYTMKDTFSRSVIYVHLPKPLLNKQFTSTVFECNGDINYPSLGFDLILKDGIFVNITLPLDFILSRIHLNEYPDNWARVLNPYDFSIRSPQYLFHVDNRFSVVFLKDGGLLGLKRVPLEVLNDFELQPVLFNDSSYLQSFTRIFSKFDNQNSAVVSATLLNENLLVTLTNDAAIKIWDLNSFHLAGHYDLNSKGRHMNYGTVGNYMLLLNSLLFVYLPTGNGCFQVLELDSLQSTEKISIKPISAEIPVNLSSYSIWSLLDMQILSQNAVSNSDINLVVLWKSNMVTKVQLLSFQQPTFEEYTWTDCNNTYLSDLLDGEDLITNGSMEKSLLNLKSHYSQTTYDDAQNILNKNNLVVQVNDPQNQAYLTNLESVLKELHKQRQEPSSVTILNDEIILVNNLYAFHHSAYKLEEKIESIFFKILENNNVSSSPLEEFLSVLHGFSSTISSDTLTKVSERYLDIVNGSINPSLSLKDKITTVFQDCLQNGFQAANLSKLLEGLNSIDVIDVLDQFLHEHNKGTTEAIIDSLNTDVLSSTICMESITQYLSVFDKFIIDILLIFTILDIDFDTFEGRLTELINLHFNISMWLQISQIDKILAISETFKHTSKYGYGIRLRSNSDLTNFTNKMFEFVKTRVSDEPPLLIRAFNDFILNGQNMSLAKQFLHFVIKPYHISKKVNDEFLYALSLLKCEENDASLDIFLSNNFCQDLSLPSYLNVSENHPWFNLFQTIQNSNEAEYFYQLSILYSKMSSYSNALKTIKKSISLGGSSKDQLVQYIDILIVFGDYKEILDVLRLEQKTLDVASREKYYHKLLTDQKCSDLFTATLFQQCSVANIKNDSIFLSVEDNKIIASVLTSLVDLSDWTTFKKLFSYRILTQHERKACEVLFDYVLLGSDPTVKQRCLLLISNVLKTFTDVKDRWFVNSNGQIIHLYEITDKLSKYN; encoded by the coding sequence ATGTCCAGTTTTTCGCGCCTTAATACAAACTTGCTGCAACTAAAGCCAGCCAATGCTCAAATTAAAACTACACACTTGTATTTCGATGGCAAGGTAAGGTCTTCTcatgaagaaatttttTCTGTAGATTACAATAAGTGCTTTCAGTTAACAAATTCCGATGAACATATCTCGTATCAATGGTGCAATGATTTTACTGTTTTGGTGATTTATACAATGAAGGACACCTTCTCGAGAAGCGTTATCTATGTTCATTTGCCCAAACCGTTGTTAAATAAGCAATTCACTTCCACTGTGTTTGAATGCAATGGAGATATTAATTATCCATCATTAGGTTTTGATCTGATCTTGAAGGATGGAATATTTGTCAATATAACTTTACCTTTGGACTTCATATTATCAAGAATCCACCTAAACGAATATCCAGACAACTGGGCGAGGGTATTGAATCCATATGACTTTTCTATTCGCTCTCCACAATATCTTTTCCATGTTGATAATAGGTTTAGCGTCGTGTTTTTGAAGGATGGAGGTCTCTTGGGACTTAAGCGCGTACCATTGGAAGTTCTTAATGATTTCGAACTACAACCAGTGTTATTCAATGACAGTTCCTACTTACAAAGTTTCACTAGAatattttccaaatttGACAACCAAAACTCTGCTGTCGTTTCAGCAACGCTCCTTAACGAGAATTTATTGGTTACGTTAACCAATGACGCTGCCATAAAGATCTGGGATTTGAACTCTTTCCATTTAGCAGGACATTACGATCTGAATTCAAAGGGAAGACATATGAACTATGGAACAGTTGGCAACTATATGCTTCTTTTAAACTCTCTACTGTTTGTTTACCTACCAACTGGCAATGGATGTTTCCAAGTACTAGAGTTAGATTCTCTACAAAGCActgaaaaaatatcaattaaACCAATTAGTGCAGAAATACCAGTGAATTTATCGTCTTATTCTATATGGTCATTACTGGATATGCAAATATTATCGCAAAATGCCGTTTCTAACTCCGATATTAACCTAGTTGTGTTATGGAAGAGTAATATGGTCACTAAAGTGCAGCTATTATCTTTCCAACAACCAACGTTTGAGGAATACACATGGACTGACTGTAACAACACATACTTGTCGGACTTGCTTGATGGAGAAGACTTAATAACTAATGGAAGTATGGAAAAATCACTACTGAACCTAAAATCTCACTACTCACAAACTACGTATGATGATGCCCAgaatattttgaacaaaaataatcTTGTTGTCCAAGTGAACGATCCCCAAAACCAGGCATACCTCACAAATTTGGAATCCGTACTAAAAGAGCTTCACAAGCAACGTCAGGAACCATCGTCTGTTACAATATTGAACGACGAGATAATTCTCGTTAACAATTTATATGCATTCCACCATTCAGCGTACAAATTAGAGGAAAAAATCGAAagtattttctttaaaatatTGGAGAATAATAATGTATCTTCATCACCACTCGAAGAATTTTTGAGTGTCTTGCATGGATTTTCCTCAACAATATCGTCAGACACTTTGACCAAAGTTTCTGAGAGATACCTAGATATTGTCAATGGGTCAATAAATCCTTCTTTATCGTTGAAGGATAAAATTACTACTGTCTTTCAAGACTGCTTACAAAACGGGTTCCAAGCCGCAAATTTATCCAAATTGCTGGAAGGATTAAATTCCATCGATGTGATTGATGTATTAGATCAATTCTTACATGAACATAATAAAGGAACTACTGAAGCTATCATTGATTCATTGAATACCGATGTTCTCTCCTCTACCATTTGTATGGAATCCATTACACAATATCTGTCAGTGTTCGACAAGTTTATCATTGATATATTACTCATTTTCACCATATTAGATATCGATTTTGATACTTTTGAGGGCAGATTAACAGAATTGATAAATCttcatttcaatatatcTATGTGGTTACAAATCTCTCAAATTGATAAAATACTAGCAATTTCAGAAACCTTCAAACACACATCAAAGTATGGGTACGGAATCAGACTAAGATCAAATAGCGACTTGACAAATTTCACGAACAAAATGTTCGAGTTTGTAAAGACAAGGGTATCAGACGAGCCTCCTCTTTTAATAAGAGCATTCAATGATTTCATTCTAAATGGTCAAAATATGTCATTAGCAAAGCAATTCCTACATTTCGTTATCAAGCCATATCACATTTCTAAAAAGGTGAATGATGAATTTCTCTATGCACTTTCGCTTCTTAAATGCGAGGAAAACGATGCTTCGTTAGACATTTTCTTGTCCAACAACTTCTGTCAAGATTTGAGTTTACCATCATACCTGAATGTGTCTGAAAACCATCCATGGTTCAATCTTTTCCAGACAATTCAAAACAGCAATGAGGCAGAGTACTTTTATCAACTTTCAATTTTATACTCAAAAATGTCCTCATACTCAAATGCATTaaaaacaatcaaaaaGTCAATTTCACTAGGTGGCTCTTCTAAGGACCAACTTGTGCAATATATTGACATATTAATTGTGTTCGGAGACTATAAAGAAATTCTTGATGTATTACGTTTGGAACAGAAGACTCTAGATGTTGCATCGAGAGAAAAATACTATCACAAACTGTTGACAGACCAAAAGTGTTCAGACCTGTTCACAGCTACCCTATTCCAGCAATGCTCTGTGGCCAATATAAAAAATGACTCCATATTTTTATCAGTTGAAGACAACAAAATCATCGCATCCGTCTTAACTTCACTTGTTGATTTATCAGATTGGACGACCTTCAAGAAGCTATTTTCTTACAGGATTTTGACCCAACATGAGAGGAAGGCATGTGAGGTGCTGTTCGACTACGTATTATTGGGGTCTGATCCAACTGTAAAGCAGAGGTGCTTGTTGTTAATCTCAAATGTATTGAAAACCTTTACTGATGTGAAAGACCGTTGGTTTGTCAATTCCAACGGGCAAATTATCCACCTTTACGAAATAACAGATAAACTAAGTAAATATAATTAA
- the FAR8 gene encoding Far8p, with amino-acid sequence MNSPSAHYTLPGVMHYLQTEYTKNERDRINWELERCEMKSRIAKLEGENRDLRTELAKLETKLQSLDSNNDNAIGEPEKCVPAESWEQEQELLDSKLSVQENIKEIVYLLKSPPVMEQLDSWNNKEDPVKRLEALNLFNNKGGENGENGSNLANGNHGGELNGNGNNNDKSNDSASGNTADFNTAGSGSCSTGGNDSSGNAKTSNDGENDSSILFSRDWSDVPNSNMSSLGDNSDAETVVNTRRSRSSSLFSTGSNEAITFHTYRFLQYHLSAISGLKAMGNNLLSFGSDGLLKHWLIEPNLNSNEKATKAFHSVPNLLGIFWLNKTRFMTVDEMSVKLWNIDQSEPLVSWDALKDLVDLQSVDFKNGWLILTFVNEIKVWEIKVGEASIEKLNEYIISVPNKILNCLLGLTEKSLIILNGDSKHNVKVSIFEFQGSLLQQIDLSHTLSQFHATNNELALNRSTSKLLIRFESETLIYSFDQKKTILVFSTPQPAVSSIFLNDLDYTATALKDGTIIVKSIKEGGKQVKIYNHYEHPEKTPAGVQPITISSTVIDKTPVIISGGYNGVIRLEKVMNL; translated from the coding sequence ATGAATTCGCCTTCTGCGCACTATACGCTGCCCGGCGTAATGCATTATTTGCAGACTGAATATACCAAAAATGAGAGGGATAGAATCAATTGGGAGCTAGAGCGGTGCGAGATGAAGTCTAGAATTGCAAAGCTGGAGGGCGAAAACCGGGATTTACGTACCGAGTTGGCGAAACTGGAAACCAAGTTGCAAAGTCTTGATTCTAATAACGATAACGCGATCGGTGAACCTGAGAAGTGCGTTCCAGCCGAATCGTGGGAGCAGGAGCAGGAACTCCTAGATTCGAAACTATCAGTGCAAGAAAACATCAAGGAGATAGTGTATTTGTTAAAGAGCCCACCGGTAATGGAGCAGTTGGATTCTTGGAACAACAAGGAAGATCCAGTCAAACGATTGGAAGCGTTAAACTTGTTTAACAACAAGGGCGGCGAGAACGGCGAGAACGGTTCAAATCTAGCCAACGGTAATCATGGTGGAGAACTTAACGGTAAcggcaacaacaacgacaaATCTAATGACAGCGCTAGCGGAAACACCGCTGACTTCAATACTGCTGGTAGTGGTAGTTGCAGTACCGGCGGCAATGACTCCTCTGGAAATGCCAAGACCTCCAATGATGGTGAAAATGACAGCAGCATACTATTCAGTAGGGACTGGAGCGATGTTCCGAACTCAAATATGAGCTCACTGGGGGATAATTCTGATGCTGAAACAGTGGTCAACACAAGGAGATCCAGGTCCTCGtcattgttttcaacaGGATCCAATGAAGCAATTACTTTCCACACATACCGTTTCTTGCAGTATCATTTGTCTGCTATCAGTGGGTTGAAAGCAATGGGTAATAACTTGCTTTCCTTTGGATCGGATGGTCTTCTCAAACATTGGTTGATTGAACCCAACCTCAACTCTAATGAGAAAGCGACTAAAGCCTTTCATAGCGTTCCAAATCTACTGGGAATATTCTGGTTGAATAAAACAAGATTCATGACGGTAGATGAAATGTCTGTCAAGCTTTGGAATATTGACCAAAGCGAACCCCTTGTGTCTTGGGATGCTCTAAAGGATCTCGTGGACTTACAATCCGTGGACTTCAAAAATGGTTGGCTAATATTAACCTTTGTCAATGAAATAAAGGTATGGGAAATCAAGGTGGGAGAGGCAAGTATCGAAAAACTAAATGAGTATATAATATCGGTGCCTAACAAAATTCTCAACTGTCTGCTTGGACTCACAGAGAAAAGTTTAATAATACTAAATGGTGACTCAAAACATAACGTTAAAGTGTCCATATTTGAATTCCAAGGATCATTACTACAACAAATTGACTTATCACACACTCTATCTCAATTCCACGCCACAAACAATGAACTAGCCCTAAACAGATCTACTTCCAAGTTACTAATTAGATTTGAATCTGAAACCTTAATATACTCCTTTgatcaaaagaaaaccatTCTCGTGTTTTCAACTCCTCAGCCTGCTGTTTCATCTATATTCTTGAATGACCTTGACTATACTGCCACTGCCTTGAAGGATGGCACCATCATAGTCAAGTCTATAAAGGAAGGTGGAAAGCAAGTTAAAATATACAATCATTATGAACACCCCGAAAAGACTCCAGCAGGTGTGCAACCAATCACTATTTCATCGACGGTAATAGATAAAACTCCAGTAATAATTTCCGGTGGTTACAATGGTGTGATAAGATTGGAAAAGGTCATGAACTTATGA
- the TMA19 gene encoding Tma19p, whose amino-acid sequence MIIYTDIISGDELLSDAYDLKEVDGVIYEADCDMIKVGGDNIDIGANPSAEDGDEELEDGTEMVNNIVHTFRLQQTAFDKKSFLTYIKGYMKQIKAKLQESNPDEVAVFEKGAQAYVKKVIGSFKDWEFFTGESMDPDGMLVLLNYREDGTTPYVALWKHGLKAEKI is encoded by the coding sequence ATGATCATTTACACTGATATCATCTCTGGTGACGAATTATTGTCCGATGCCTACGACTTGAAGGAAGTCGATGGTGTTATCTACGAAGCCGACTGTGACATGATCAAGGTTGGTGGTGACAACATCGATATCGGTGCCAACCCATCTGCTGAAGATGGTGACGAAGAGCTAGAAGACGGTACTGAAATGGTCAACAACATTGTCCACACTTTCCGTTTGCAACAAACCGCTTTCGACAAGAAGTCCTTCTTGACCTACATCAAGGGTTACATGAAGCAAATCAAGGCCAAGTTGCAAGAATCCAACCCAGACGAAGTTGCTGTCTTCGAAAAGGGTGCTCAAGCCTACGTCAAGAAGGTCATTGGTTCTTTCAAGGACTGGGAATTCTTCACCGGTGAATCCATGGACCCAGATGGAatgttggttttgttgaactACCGTGAAGACGGTACCACCCCATACGTCGCTCTATGGAAGCACGGTCTAAAGGCTGAAAAGATCTAA
- the DEF1 gene encoding DNA damage-responsive RNA polymerase-degradation factor DEF1: MSQFKRNSSSKKLDSETKFKLETLTELFPDWTNDDLIDLVREYDDLETIIDKITTGAVTKWDEVKKPSKKEKPASHIDHQSHSGSHQQQQQQQHAASHLDPEDSPSLINQHHSHQRQSRSNAKFSNNNSNGGKSLQQRQQSSKDSGKKQPSKDSLKPAPLPSKSSAAGKNSSSWAAVLAEKKKAHEKKLEHTKSSATSSSSTSQESHNELSNVQTEQNDGEVASPNTTKTTTTTTTESSPKKQEAPKLEQPSTTNANSDNKPKSWADIASAKSRQRQLQQQQQQNKKQQQQKTKPLDNLEVVTPETEEKPVDEKENVNSEQEAVDQEAEQQQQQQETFAEESKVEESSQLQEQEEARVEASEPVQQQQEQQQQQQQQQQQHVSQVQESAPVSLPEDNNGVAAAANGIANIQFGSEGKGAQQNPASQNYYQQQPNQQYAPQQVPQSAAAAAAAQAQAQQYYMYQNQFGYSYPGMFDSQSYPGYAQQFGVPQVPQGQQGQPQHPQQPQQASGSPTAQPGQTAYVAPSGTGYQSQEVPQQSPAQQHVQPQQYGGYGMPYMYYQQSFPYGQPQYGIAGQYPYQMPKAGYNYYPPQPQSQQQGGQAQGSTQSQPDEEPANGTQAGANANAANASQQYQQYYQYQQAQTQPQQQVQQGMPYGYSSYDYSSQTSRGFY, from the coding sequence atgtCACAATTTAAGAGAAATTCCAGCTCAAAGAAGCTGGATTCGGAGACCAAGTTCAAGCTTGAGACGCTAACAGAACTATTCCCAGATTGGacaaatgatgatttgatCGACTTGGTTCGTGAGTACGACGATCTAGAAACTATAATTGATAAGATAACCACTGGAGCGGTGACAAAGTGGGACGAAGTTAAGAAACCATCCAAGAAGGAGAAACCTGCATCGCATATAGACCATCAATCTCACAGTGGCTCTCaccagcaacagcaacagcaacaacatgCTGCTTCACACTTGGATCCGGAAGACTCTCCTTCCCTAATAAATCAACATCATTCGCATCAAAGACAGTCCAGATCTAATGCTAAGTTTAGCAATAATAACAGCAACGGAGGCAAGTCTTTGCAACAGAGACAACAGAGCAGTAAAGACAGCGGCAAGAAGCAACCTTCAAAGGATAGTTTGAAACCTGCACCATTGCCATCAAAGTCTAGCGCAGCTGGTAAGAACAGCAGTTCGTGGGCAGCAGTGTTGGcggaaaagaagaaggctcATGAGAAGAAACTGGAACACACCAAGTCTTCTGCcacttcctcttcttccacttCACAAGAATCCCATAATGAACTATCTAATGTACAAACTGAACAAAACGACGGCGAAGTTGCATCTCCTAATACCACCaagacaacaacaactactactaccGAGTCTTCTCCTAAGAAGCAAGAAGCTCCAAAGCTAGAACAGCCTTCTACTACTAATGCTAACTCTGATAACAAGCCAAAGAGCTGGGCAGACATTGCTAGCGCAAAGAGCAGACAAAGACAActacaacagcaacaacagcaaaataaaaagcaacagcaacaaaagACCAAGCCATTGGACAACCTTGAAGTGGTTACCCCAGAAACGGAAGAAAAGCCTGTtgatgaaaaggaaaacgtCAACAGCGAACAAGAAGCCGTTGACCAAGAAGCcgaacaacaacaacaacaacaagaaacttTCGCTGAGGAATCAAAGGTTGAAGAATCTTCTCaactacaagaacaagaagaggcTAGAGTAGAAGCATCTGAACcagttcaacaacaacaagaacaacaacaacagcaacagcaacagcaacagcaacacGTTTCCCAAGTCCAAGAATCTGCCCCTGTATCCCTACCAGAGGACAACAACGGTGTAGCTGCTGCCGCCAACGGTATTGCCAACATCCAATTCGGCTCTGAAGGAAAGGGCGCTCAACAAAATCCTGCATCTCAGAACTattaccaacaacaaccaaacCAACAATACGCTCCACAACAAGTCCCACaatctgctgctgctgccgccgctgctcaagctcaagcaCAACAGTACTACATGTACCAAAACCAATTTGGTTACTCTTACCCTGGTATGTTTGACAGTCAATCTTACCCTGGTTACGCTCAACAGTTTGGTGTTCCTCAAGTTCCTCAAGGTCAACAAGGCCAACCACAACATCCTCAGCAACCACAACAAGCTTCTGGATCCCCAACTGCTCAGCCAGGACAGACTGCTTATGTTGCTCCTTCCGGTACTGGTTATCAATCTCAAGAAGTTCCTCAGCAATCTCCTGCTCAACAACATGTCCAACCACAACAATACGGTGGATACGGTATGCCATACATGTACTACCAACAATCGTTCCCTTACGGCCAACCACAGTACGGAATCGCTGGCCAATATCCATATCAGATGCCAAAGGCGGGATACAACTACTACCCACCTCAACCTCAATCGCAGCAACAAGGTGGTCAGGCCCAAGGTTCTACTCAATCTCAACCAGATGAAGAACCAGCCAACGGTACCCAAGCCGGTGCAAACGCCAATGCTGCCAACGCATCCCAACAGTACCAACAATACTACCAGTATCAACAAGCTCAAACCCAACCACAACAGCAGGTTCAACAAGGCATGCCATACGGATACTCTTCATATGATTATTCCTCCCAAACTTCCAGAGGGTTCTATTAA
- the MDM35 gene encoding Mdm35p, which yields MGNVMSASFAPECTPLKEKYDKCFNSWYSEKFLKGLSVENECQIEWYEYMECVQASLVKQGIKPALDEARKEAPFENEGKPVNE from the coding sequence ATGGGTAACGTGATGAGTGCTAGTTTCGCGCCAGAATGTACCCCcttgaaggaaaagtaCGATAAATGCTTCAATTCGTGGTACAGCGAGAAGTTTTTGAAAGGTCTATCAGTAGAAAACGAATGTCAGATCGAATGGTACGAGTACATGGAGTGTGTCCAGGCCAGCTTGGTGAAACAAGGTATCAAACCAGCCTTGGATGAGGCTCGCAAGGAAGCCCCCTTCGAGAATGAAGGCAAACCCGTAAACGAGTAA
- the ASK1 gene encoding Ask1p encodes MDNTSSAMNLEQIDQEITLHLQKIDSDLAYCFTKITKDIIPYVTQYGQTCEEISYSCAWLKEMFQQSANVQLVTDQGAESAGQVLEPRASLFPEVDNKPDNKANNKVDHQMDNNNNNNNNNNTTMDGFHTAEHPLGMGMGMGSDTDEMTQDSTMEKQRKKRKISLQIQQQFNSSSSSSSSSTNSTLHKDFQENSSPIKMNPVDKGTETNNTLGKEGNQPGPQPADGQPTVIHFNSNNTRR; translated from the coding sequence ATGGACAACACTAGCTCTGCTATGAATCTCGAGCAGATCGACCAGGAGATCACTCTCCATCTACAAAAAATAGACTCGGATCTCGCATACTGCTTCACGAAGATCACCAAGGACATAATACCATATGTGACGCAGTACGGCCAGACATGCGAGGAGATATCGTACTCGTGTGCGTGGCTGAAGGAGATGTTCCAGCAGAGTGCCAACGTGCAGCTTGTGACTGATCAAGGTGCGGAATCTGCGGGACAGGTTCTGGAGCCTCGCGCATCGCTGTTCCCAGAGGTGGACAACAAGCCGGACAACAAGGCGAACAACAAGGTGGATCATCAGATggataacaataacaacaacaataacaacaataatacCACGATGGACGGTTTCCATACTGCTGAACACCCATTGGGGATGGGGATGGGTATGGGCTCGGATACCGACGAAATGACCCAGGACAGCACAATGGAGAAACAGCGCAAGAAACGTAAGATATCGCTGCAGATCCAACAGCAGTTCAActcgtcgtcatcgtcatcgtcatcgtcgaCCAACTCTACGCTACACAAGGACTTCCAGGAGAACAGCTCGCCTATCAAGATGAACCCCGTCGATAAGGGGACCGAAACCAACAACACGCTGGGGAAAGAAGGCAACCAGCCGGGGCCTCAGCCAGCGGACGGCCAGCCAACCGTGATTCACTTCAATAGCAACAACACCAGACGGTAG
- the SFK1 gene encoding Sfk1p: MKSFPRPGNWLFIVPWIAFIPWYGMLITMLICWAAEGHPVYWFMHTHQFPVYISDIGATNLKPLFISCCAWQGLGYAITVALEYFQRSGHWPFALPHVTDADVLESEHVSRDRASSTSTSSTGGSSSPTKHPKNTYYVEALVQHKYVMPPFFTKHERNLVWASFVLACIGELALLMCTIFSTNTYPKVHRSMVGIFCAGFGLSAVCNIAQYTTMGRHYAVVHPLCAAEDLGAETRWNHWRGHVWNKYTISGCVKSFWLVAAFTWAICFCAVPNDSTNACFEWLLAFWFGLYFMVVSVDWYIGGRYRVSKYFNQIIISDNLSFYKYEQLKEKGVESV; the protein is encoded by the coding sequence ATGAAATCCTTCCCGCGTCCAGGCAACTGGTTGTTCATAGTGCCATGGATCGCCTTCATACCGTGGTACGGTATGCTCATCACCATGCTCATCTGCTGGGCAGCAGAGGGCCACCCGGTCTACTGGTTCATGCACACGCACCAGTTCCCCGTATACATCTCGGATATCGGCGCAACAAACCTAAAACCGCTATTCATCTCCTGTTGCGCATGGCAGGGCCTGGGCTACGCCATCACAGTAGCACTCGAATACTTCCAGCGCTCGGGCCATTGGCCCTTCGCGCTACCGCACGTGACAGACGCTGACGTGCTCGAATCGGAGCACGTTTCCCGCGACCGCGCTTCTTCCACTTCCACTTCGTCCACCGGcggttcttcttccccaACTAAACATCCGAAAAACACATACTACGTCGAAGCGCTAGTACAGCACAAATACGTCATGCCGCCCTTCTTCACAAAGCACGAGCGTAACCTCGTCTGGGCATCCTTCGTCTTAGCTTGCATTGGAGAACTCGCGTTGCTCATGTGCACCATCTTCTCCACAAATACGTACCCTAAGGTGCACAGGTCCATGGTCGGGATTTTCTGCGCCGGATTCGGACTTAGCGCGGTGTGCAACATCGCGCAGTACACGACCATGGGCCGCCATTACGCGGTGGTACACCCATTGTGTGCCGCCGAGGACCTCGGCGCCGAGACGCGCTGGAATCACTGGCGCGGTCACGTGTGGAACAAATACACCATCAGCGGCTGCGTGAAGTCGTTCTGGCTTGTGGCTGCGTTCACGTGGGCGATCTGTTTCTGCGCGGTGCCGAACGATTCGACTAACGCGTGTTTCGAGTGGCTTCTCGCGTTCTGGTTTGGGCTCTACTTCATGGTGGTGTCTGTGGACTGGTACATTGGCGGACGGTACCGGGTTTCCAAGTACTTCAACCAGATCATCATTTCGGACAACCTCAGCTTCTACAAGTACGAACagttgaaggagaaggGCGTGGAGTCTGTGTAG